From one Mytilus trossulus isolate FHL-02 chromosome 10, PNRI_Mtr1.1.1.hap1, whole genome shotgun sequence genomic stretch:
- the LOC134686609 gene encoding E3 ubiquitin/ISG15 ligase TRIM25-like → MAVSNVDVILCGICDAQHTSHVADYWCPECDEGLCSTCTNYHGISKASRKHGIILIDDYKQLPAEICKIEQNCREHDKKFQMFCPRHDQLCCIMCVSENHKECTGMFLVDDVIKSSRSSTLFDSLEKSLKDIQDNIEKVVKDRKANIDEIKQQHLKGLDDIKVTRQKLNSRLDEIEKTLKDDLNSTERQLKLKIETLLNKLSTKIKTIELLKTNLMSVKQHGSDLQAFIGSKMFEKDVTDEVKYLQIISEDDGFFQFDLKCQIDDKITEMLSKMTAFGSIKIEKNQSTVVIGVGHQKQTQIFKAVPLRSKSIDDISARLVGFVKVPGGQSSSFITGFTVFPDERMIYADLSNMRVVIVQKDGTLDTEIPLYPLNPSDVTCIDDETVAVTAHYQNKILIIDTKTKQVTKTIQTGASRGITYRQGQLLYCEKGKGILGIQLSNFKICTLVQDCTIKNDFSYIATSGENIYYIDCDSSVKCYSVKGDKQWEYIIQF, encoded by the coding sequence ATGGCTGTCTCAAATGTAGATGTTATACTGTGTGGTATCTGTGATGCTCAGCATACATCACACGTTGCTGATTACTGGTGTCCTGAATGTGACGAAGGTCTGTGCTCGACATGTACAAATTATCATGGCATTTCAAAAGCCTCGAGGAAACATGGAATTATTCTTATCGACGACTACAAGCAACTTCCGGCTGAGATTTGTAAAATCGAACAGAATTGTAGAGAACACGACAAGAAATTCCAAATGTTTTGTCCCCGTCATGACCAACTTTGCTGTATAATGTGCGTTTCTGAAAACCACAAAGAATGCACGGGAATGTTCTTAGTTGACGATGTCATCAAGTCATCAAGATCTTCAACCTTGTTTGACAGCTTGGAGAAGTCTCTAAAAGATATTCAGGATAACATTGAGAAGGTAGTAAAGGACCGGAAAGCAAATATcgatgaaataaaacaacagcaTCTTAAAGGATTAGATGATATAAAAGTAACaagacaaaaattaaattcccgCTTAGATGAAATAGAGAAAACCCTAAAAGACGATTTGAATTCAACTGAAAGACaactaaaacttaaaattgaaacCCTCCTTAATAAgttatccacaaaaataaaaacaattgagCTCTTGAAGACAAACCTTATGTCCGTCAAACAACATGGATCCGATCTGCAGGCTTTCATTGGcagtaaaatgtttgaaaaggaCGTCACTGATGAGGTAAAATACTTACAAATTATATCGGAAGATGATGGGTTTTTCCAATTCGATTTGAAATGCCAGATAGACGATAAGATTACAGAAATGTTATCCAAAATGACTGCATTCGgatcaataaaaattgaaaaaaatcaatcgaCAGTCGTCATTGGCGTCGGTCATCAAAAGCAGACTCAGATTTTCAAGGCTGTTCCATTACGTAGTAAATCTATTGATGACATTTCTGCACGATTGGTAGGATTTGTCAAGGTTCCTGGAGGACAATCCAGTTCATTTATAACAGGGTTTACTGTCTTTCCGGATGAAAGGATGATATATGCGGACCTTAGTAATATGAGAGTAGTTATCGTACAAAAAGATGGAACTCTAGATACTGAAATACCTCTTTATCCTCTAAACCCATCTGATGTGACATGTATTGATGACGAAACAGTAGCTGTTACAGctcattatcaaaataaaatactaattATAGACACAAAGACAAAACAAGTTACAAAAACAATCCAGACAGGCGCTAGTCGAGGTATTACATACAGACAAGGACAGCTATTATACTGTGAAAAAGGGAAAGGGATCCTAGGGATACAACtgtcaaactttaaaatatgtacaCTTGTGCAAGATTGCACCATAAAAAACGATTTTAGTTACATAGCAACCTCGGGAGAGAACATTTACTATATTGATTGTGATTCTTCAGTCAAATGCTACAGTGTAAAGGGAGACAAACAATGGGAATACATAATTCAAT